DNA from Spirochaetota bacterium:
CCACGATCGACTGGGAATATGAGGAGAGTATACTGGGCACATTCACATTATCATAGATGATCTCCCGGTATGGCTCGTCGGAAAGGAGGTATATGGTCTGTCCTTTTTTTCGGAAATCCTCCAGCATAACGGACAGGTCTTTTATCTGTTGCTCCGGATATACCCTTCCCGTGGGGTTGTTGGGCGAATTTATAAGGACCGCCTTTGTTTTGGCTGTAATCGCCTTCCGGATATTCTCTATATTCAGCGAAAAATCAGGATTGCTCTCCGCCAGCCTGGTCACGCCGTTGTGATTGGTGATATAAAAATTGTACTCCACGAAATACGGCTTGGAGACAACCACATCGTCTCCGGGATTCAGGATCGTTTTCAGGACCGTGTTGAGACCTCCGGCTGCGCCGCAGGTCATTATGATATTGTCTGCCGGTATTTCAATCCCCTGTTCCGAGGAGACCATCGCGGCGATTGCCTTGCGCACGGACGGGTATCCCGCGTTTGGCATATAACCATGGGCGCCTTTAACGGGCTTTTGCGCAAAGTCCTTGAATACATCAAAAAACTTCGCCGGCGGATCCAGATCGGGATTTCCGAGACTGAAGTCAAAGACATTATCCTCGCCAAACTGAGCCTTCAGCTTTATCCCCTCTTCGAACATCTTCCGTATCCATGAAGACTTTTGCATGGATTCCCTGATGTGATCCGCTATGGCCATGATGCTCCTCCTTTTATATATATTTGTATAATGAAATAGCTTTTCGCTCCGTGCTAAATCTCAGTATCCAATATATCCCCTGATGGTTAATGAATAATACTACAATATCGACTAAAGAAACACATCTAATAATTGCAAGAACAAAATTTCAGATGAATATCGAACGACATCTATTATGAATTGACTTTATTGCAACCACCATGGTTAACTTAATCAAATGTGGAGGCCCGTCATGTCCGATTATTCCAGATTCGATCACCCGGCCATTGCATCATTTCTTTTTTATCCCAGGCCGGAAGAGACCAGATCCCTGTCTGGGGATAACATTTCAGAGCTTACCATCCCCGTTGAGCCTGACATTACGATCGGCGGCAAGATATTCATCGCCGGGAAAAAGAATCCCTCCATTCTATTTTTTCACGGCAACGGAGAGATTGTCATCGACTACGACGATCTGGGCCCACTCTATGTCAATCTTGGCATTAACTTCATCCCGGTCGATTACCGGGGCTATGGCAGATCTGGGGGCAACCCCAGCGTATCGTCCATGATGAAGGACTGCCATGCCATCTTTGATTATATGCTCCAGTGGCTTAAGGATAACGGCTTTCAGGGGAAGCTTATTATCATGGGACGGTCCCTGGGCAGCGCCTCTGCACTGGAGCTTGCCTCAACCCGCCAGAATGTCATAGACGGCCTCATCATTGATAGCGGCTTTGCCTATGCCATTCCCCTCCTTCGGATTCTAGGCATCGATCCTGACCGCCTGGGACTTCATGAAGAGGAGGGTTTTCGCAACAGCTACAAAATAAAACAGTTCAGAAAGCCTACCCTCATAATCCATGCTGAAAAAGACCATATCATTCCCTATAGCGATGGCCTCACTCTTTATGATTCATCTCCGGCGGAGCATAAGCATATGGTGACCATAAAAGAGGCAAACCACAATACGATTTTCATGTACGGCCTTAAGGAATACCTGACAGCAGTGAGACAGCTGGCAGATGAAATTGAATAATTCCTCATACCCTTGCCTTCATTATGGTATGAGTATGGATCAATCTATTAACGATGAATACAGCACCCCTTAAAAAAATTAACGATTTTCTATACGAAATTCCGGCCGATTATAAACCGGGGATGAGGGTCCCGGCTCGCATATACGCTACCATGAAGCTCATCGAAAACATGGACAATGCGGTCCTTGACCAGATTACCAATGTGTGTCTCCTCCCGGGAATCATCAAGCACGCCCTCTGCATGCCAGACGGCCATTCAGGCTATGGGTTTCCCATAGGCGGCGTAGCAGCCATAGACCCTGATAGGGGAGTCATCTCGCCGGGAGGCATAGGCTTTGACATCAACTGCGGGGTGAGGCTCATGGCCACATCCCTTACCCTTGCCGAGATAAAACCCCATCTTAAAACGCTGGTGCAGGCCCTCTTCAACCGGGTCCCATCCGGAGTCGGCTCCGACGGTATGATTCGGCTGAAACCTGATGACTTTGACGAAGCAATGATCATGGGGGCCCCCTGGGCTGTCCGGAATGGGTACGGCTCTCCCGCTGATCTTGATTTTATCGAGGAGAACGGCTCCATGAAGGGAGCTGACCCGAAAGCCGTGTCCGACCGAGCCAGGGCGCGGGGGAAGAACCAGGTCGGAAGCCTTGGCTCCGGCAACCACTACCTGGAATTGCAGGTGGCCCGGAAGGAAAACGTTTTTAACCGCCCCTGCGCCGAACAGTTCGGCATCACCCGGGACGATCAGATCATGGTCATGATCCATTCCGGCAGCCGCGGTTTCGGCCACCAGATCGCGACGGATTACCTGAAACGATTCCTGTCCGTCATGGGCCCCCGGTACGGCCTCGCCATGCCGGACCGGGAGCTGGCCTGTGCCCCCTTCTACTCCGATGACGGGCAGAACTATTACAAGGCCATGAACTGCGCCATCAACTATGCCTTTCTGAACCGCCAGATGATGATGCATTCGGTAAAATCGGTCTTTTGCGATATCTTTAAAAAATCCCCGGAGGACCTTGGCCTCAGGCTGGTCTACGACGTATGCCACAACACGGCAAAGCTGGAGCGTCATGTCATAGACGGAAAGGAAAAAGAAGTACTGATTCACCGCAAGGGAGCAACCCGCGCCTTCGCTCCCGGGATGGATGGGATCCCGGACCGGTACCGACACACCGGTCAGCCGGTGCTGATAGGCGGAAGCATGGAGACAGGTTCGTATCTTTTAGCAGGCGTTCCAACCGGCGCTGACGCTTTTTATTCTACCTGCCATGGAAGCGGCCGTGTCATGTCGCGGCACCAGGCAAAAAGCTCCTTCAACGGCAGGGACCTCCAGAGACAGCTTGAAGAACAGGGGATATATATTCTCACATCGTCTTTCCCCGGCCTCGCGGAAGAGGCGGGCGGCGCCTACAAGGATGTCGATGAAGTCATCAACGCAACCGAGCGTGGCGGCCTCAGCAATGCTGTGGCCAAGCTGCTTCCCCTGGGCAATATCAAGGGATGACCTATGGCCTATGAACTTATAGAGGGCATAAGCAGTGCGGATATAGCCTTTCGTGTCAGGGGGATTGATTATACCAGTCTCTTCACCGCAGGGGCAGAAGCCCTGATTTCCATCATGCTGAAAGACCCTGCTGCAGTCCTTAAAACGTTATCTGTCAGTTTCTCCTGCGACGCCCCTGACCTTGACATTCTCTATTTTGATTTTTTATCTGAATTCATTTTTTACAAGGATGCCGAGAATCTTCTGCTTCTTCCCGAAAGTCTGGAGATCATTCATTCCGATAACGGGTACAGCCTTTCATGCGTGGCACGGGGAGAGACCATAAACCGATCACGGCATATCTTCACCGTCGATATTAAAGCTGCAACCATGCACCATCTCAGCGTCATTGGGGACGAATCCGGTTATAGCGCCACCATTGTGGTGGATGTGTAGGCTTAGCCTCGAAGCTGGTTGTGGTACATTCGCCGCACTTCATGGAAGAAAAAAAGATACTCCGGTTTCTGATAATCAGGGTAAGTCCAGTCCCACGGTTGATAGCGCTTGGCCACGTACCGGTATTCATTTTCAAGGAATACTCCTTTCCGCAAATAGGTCCTGTGAAAAAAATCCTTGCAGGTCGCCAGGTACACGTTTGAAAGGGTCAGATAACCGGGATCAATGTTCACTTTCCTTATTTTATTCTCGGAGAACCGCTTTTCGAGCCTGTTGGTGTAGAGCTTAATCTCAACGATATCCTCGCGGCGTATGAGTTTGCGGAATGAAAGAAGAGCCTTGTACTGCGCCGATCCCATGTCGCTGTAATACTTGGTATGCACGAAGGGAATGTTTTTCGTACGGTAATCGATGTCGCCGAATTTCTTGAGGAGGTGCTTCTCCACTGCGTATAGAACGTCCTCCGTGGAAAAAAGGATGCCGATAAACAGTTTTGCCTTGGCTGGAATTACCGGTTCAGACATAGCAGCCCCACTTCATGTTGATCAATTCCCTCATGTCATCCCGAAGAGGCGCCTTGACGCGGATCTTTTTACGCATGACCGGATGCCAGAGGGTGAGGGACCGGGAATGAAGGGCCGACCTGCGGAATCCCACCCTTTGTTCAATTTCTTCCGTGGGACCATTTTTTAAAAATTCATTAAAAACGGCTTCATCTAACCCGTACAATTTGTCACCAACGATGGGGTACCCCTCGTATTTGAGATGGACCCGTATCTGATGCTGTCTCCCGGTCAGAGGCACCGCCTTCAGCAGACTGAATCCATTAAAAGACGCAATTCTTATGAAGATGGTGCATGCCCTTTCTCCGGCATCAGTATGGGCGATCCGCTTATGCTCAATGCCAGATCCTGTATCGAACCCAATGGGCACTTCTGTCATAAAGACATCCCTCTCAGGGACACCCTGCACGAAAGCTAAATAGGACTTTTCCACGGTACTGAAGGCTTTACTGATTTCGGAAGCGACAGAGGCATCCTTCGCAAGGATTATCACACCAGACGTTTCCCGATCCAGCCTGTGAAGGAGATACAGCTTGTGCCGATATTGTTTCTGAAGGATTGAAAGAAGAGTATTATGATAGAATATGCCGGCTGGATGCACCGGGAGGTTGCCCGGCTTATTCACAGCCAGAAGGTGCTCATCTTCATATAAAATCGTGTAATTGGCATCAACATCCGGTTCAGCCGCATCCCTTCCTGCATAGGCGATCAGGTCGCCTGTTTTGATTTTTCTGTCATAGCCGATGATTATCTCGCCATTGCATGACAGTTTGCCCCGTCCTATCTCTTTCTGCCATTCTGTCCGGCTTAAATATCCATATTCCTTTGATAAAAACCGGTCGATTCTCTGCTTCGAATATCGCTCTGTAACGCGGCGTGTGGTTAGAAATTCCATTGGTAATTTTTTGTAAGGTTTGAAATATGAACCTATTGGAGAAAACTTAACAACAATGTCCATTACAAAATCATTCAGTTACTATCGTGGGTCTTGATGATTTCGGAGGCTCTTATTCTACGCCTGGAAATGAATTAACAAATTTGATTTTAATGTCTTGGAATGATTCTACGTATTGTACTGTATAATCGGGAAATGACGTTACAAACTGCCATTTGCCGCATTTATCCGGGAAAGAATTTACTGTTTGTACATTCAAATCAGGAAAACTGGATACAACCTTTACCTTTATGTCAGGAAAACTGGCAACGACTTTAACTTTACCGTATAGTTTAATTCCATTGAAAGTGCAATCTCCCTTATTGATCTGATCGTTGCCGGAAAAACTCGATGTTGTGAGAATGATTAAACCCATAATGCATGTTATAACTATCATTATTTTTTTCATTGCATAACCTTCTCAAAATATTTCATTAATTATACCAGTTTCCTGAAAAATTCCTGCCAAGTGCAATTTGCTGTTTTTCTGCATACTGTAAAATATAACATCACTGAGTGAATATTAAATTGGGCAATGTCCAGATTGTAATAATAAAATTGATTTTTTTAAAAATTATTATTGCATAAATTATTGTTTTAATATTAAGTATCATAAATTAAACATTAATACTTTTTAAAAGATATAAAATTTTTTTTGTTTCAAAAAAAACACACATAAAACATCCCGCACGGGCGGATTATTATTTAAGTGTCAAATGGGGGTATGAAATGAGAAAAGCAATTGTCCTTGTTGCAATGGTTCTCACTGCTATAGCATTACTCTTCTTATTCCCGGTTTAGGGACATAAGGATTGAATCATGCTATATAATAAATATCTAATTTATTGTATTTAAAAGAGGTGGAAATTGACAGGGAATAATAATTCGAGCCGAGAAAAATATTAAAAACAAATATTTTTTTAGGTTTTTAACCTCCCGCACGGGCGGATTATTCTTCATTATCCAAGGAATACATCAATATGAATGTCCGAGATTCCTTTTTTATTAAAAAAATTATGGTCATTGATATGAGACAGGCTCTTTTTTTAGTTGCGATGGTAATAACTGCAATCGCATTGCTCTTTTTATTACCTATTTAGAAGTCTATTCTAAAAATATTCAAAATAATTATATTCGTTAATCGATTAATACTGATCTGTAATTACACGGCAGGAACTTTAATGGCGGGTCCAAGAAAAAGATAAAGCGTATCCATTTCACTGATAACATTAGCTCTATCTTTCGTATTGAATTACCGTACCTTTCACATGAAGTATCTCTACCATTCCGATTATCCAGACCTGGCGCTCAAACCATGTTCGAACATTGATAAGATTATCGCCGCGGAGATTATTAATAGCGTCACCGACGGCCCTGTCATAATCAATTCGCGGTGTGACGGGAATAATCCATAGCAGGTTAAAACTGCTGCTCGTACCCTCGGCTTCGCCGAGAACGCGATACCGTATGCTTTCCATTGTCTTTGCCTGGGGTTCTAAACCGGCGACCCTGATTCCCTTGTACAGGCACCCGCTGCTGATCGAGAGACACAGTACTATCGCTACGATGGGCCGAATCATTAAGATGAAGCAGCGCAGCTTATTTCTTTTTATCCACATTTTTTTCTTCCGTCACATTCACCTTTTTAGCCTTTATCGACTGTCTCCCCTTGTCCTTGTCCGGGGCGCCCTTATCAAAGGATACAGCCTCACCTTCAACCACGACCTTGTGCATAGAAACAAAAAAGAACCAGGATGTTTTTTGATAACAGCTGACGTTGATGAGGGCATCTCCCCCTTTTTGTTTCAAAGCATCCTGAATGGCCAAGTCTATATCGGGCCTACCTACCATCCACAGACCGAATACCGACCACACCCGGTGCGAGCCCTGAACCGGACCGTAATTCATGTTTATTTTCTTGTCATGGACCGGTGTAGATGATGACGTCAGCGTTACGGGGCTGGTTATGCATGCCCATTGCATCAGCAAAGCCATCATCAGGGAAATGAATGCTACCCTTTTTCTACCGCGGCGTATCATCATATTCTCCTTTTTTAAAATTTTGCTTCAACGCCAAAATTGGGGATGAACGCAATGGAAGTGCCAAACGAGGTTATCTTCGGGTTCCTGGATGTTCCAAGATACGGCACACGGTAATCCCACCTTTGCACCACCTTCGGCCTGTTGTTGTAGGCATTGATAATTTCAATGTACCAGCTCACATATCCCCATGAGTAATTCGTCGTGTTGCTGTATCTCAGATCAAGGCGATGATAGATGGGGAAATTGCGAGAATTTGGTTTGCCATATACCGGTGCGAAACGTAGATCATAATCAGCATCCTGCACCGATGCAACTATGGGAGTATAGGGAGTTGACGTGTAGAGCATGAATTTTCCCGTAATGGCATGTTTTCCGTGGCCATAGCCGAGAATGACCTTGAGGCTGTGATTCTGCTCATAATCGTAATTGATCCAGTGATTGCCCCAGTAATCGCCCACCTTGTTCAAGAAAACATCGCTAAGGGTGGTCGGCACCGTGCCCGTGCTTGTCAGGAGCACCCCGTAAACCCCAGGATAGTTGGGAAGCCCGGATTTGAACCTTGATCGTGTATAAGCGTAGCTTATCCATCCAAAGATGCCGTTTTCCCCCTCTTTCCTGTCTTTTTTCAGCATTATTTCCCCGCCGTAGGCGCGGATTCTTCCCGTGCTCATGGTCTGCCGTATGCTACCGTCCGGTCCGATATGGACATATTCCTGGGCAAGATCATGAAAATCATTCCAGAAACCATCAACTTTAATTTTGAAAAGACCGATGGTCTGTTCCAACCCGGCAACGCGGTGAATAGCCCATTCAGGTTTGCCGTACCTGCCTGCCTTAGAATACTGCGGGTTGGAATCGAAAAAATCTGGTGTTGTCTGAAAGAATGAGCTGTATTTTCCTCCCGCCACGGAAATAATTGTATTGGTCGGAAATTCGTAACTGATCATTCCCCGTGGATCCCATGTTATCCATCCGGATTTCTGAAGATAATCGCTTCGATAGCCAGGAATAAAGGTAAAACCACCGTAAGTGAATTTGATCTCTCCATACCATCCTATGGCATGATTGAGGATGGTATTGTTCAAAACCATTATTACATCGTTATTATTTGACAGGTCTGAGGTAAAACCCCCACCTGTCGATTTCGGCCTGGCTCCGCTTGCTGAAAAATCGTAGAGGTTGTACTCGATTCCTCCCCGTATTTCCAGGTATTTTTTTACGGCAACGACCTTGAACTTGTCGGTTAAGCCGAAGACATAGGGTTTTGACTTGATTCTTATTCTTTGCTGTGCAAGGTTGACCCCCGGCGCGGGAATTGTTATCGCTATGGAATTCTGGCGCAACGAAGAGTAAAAGGTGAACTTGTTCTTGAACCGTTCCGATGGCTGATATGCATAACTGAGACTCTGACCATGGGACATCTGGTCGGTATTGACGGAAAGGCCGGCTAATAGCGGATCTGAACCATCGTTTTTAATCTTTTTTTCATTCAAATATTTCAAGGTGTCACTGCTTCCCATGGCGAAAAGAGTGAGGGAATGGGCGCTGTTAAAACTATATTTTGCCTTGAACTGGTAATCCCAGTACCGTGGCACAATATTTATGTTTTCACCCGAGACCAGCCCGATCAGCGGCAATATGATGAGATCGACATAACTGATCCTGCCCGACGCTATGATGTATCCGGCATTTTTGGCTTTCTTCTGATCCTCCTCTGGAGAACCGAGGGATACTCCGTCCGTTTCATTCCTGTGGATCGGCACCTGGATCAGTGCGGCCGCCGACAGGAGGGAAAGGTCCGTGTAGCCGCCGAATTCCTTCACCTCATCAATGGTGTTCATGCTGATCACGGCAGACGTGGCCGCTCCGAATTCCGCGGGATATGCCGATGAAAAAAGGTCTATCTCATCGATCATATTGGTATTGATGACCGAATGAAGTCCGCCATAGTGCAGGGCATTGTATATGGGTATCTCATCCACAAGATACCTGACGCCGCGATAATTACCGCCCCGTATCACCACGGGCCCGAAGAAATCGCCACCGGTCCTGATAACGCCCGGCAGGGACGCAATTGCGTTGATTGAATCACCGAAGGAAGCCGGCACCTCCTTTATTTGTTTCAGCGTCATGGAATGACGCGAAACGGTCTGCAGGTCCCGCCTCCCGGTTATGGTGAGTCCCTCGCCTTTGACGGCAACGCTTTCCAGGGGGAAATTTTTTATCGTGTCATTTTCTATGTAAACCGTCGATTTGGAAACCTTTAGCCCCTCCGAACGCACGAATACGGTATAGGATCCCGCTTTCGGCACCGCGATGCGGTACATGCCGTTGGTATCGCAGGCGGCTTTTGTTTTAAGCTCAATTATGAAAACCGTTCCAGTACCGACCGGTTTCTTTGTTGCCGCATTATAGATCATGCCCCGAAGGACGTGGCCATCTTTTTTTTGGGACAATGCGTCAGTTGAATGAAAAACAGAAAGCCCGGCACAGGCCAGGGCAACGATGAACAAGATAATGTTATGCACTCTAATTGCCATTGATCATGTTTATAGTATTATAACACCATACGAGTCAAGAAATAACACCTATGTTTCAAGAAAAAAAGCAATTCGATACTATTCAATATTACTATATCCGTTATACCAGCAGGAGATTTTATTGGCGATCATTGAGCATAATTCGTTGACACGGATATTATTCTTCTACTATGTATCTGTAATTATTCATGATATAGTCATCCAGCACATTTATTAGTGGGAGATACTATGAAATATCTGGTTATTGGTTCCGGCGGCAGAGAACACACCATCTCATGGCGCCTCCTCCATGACGGCAGTGCCAAAGAAGTGTACGTTGCTCCTGGAAATGGCGGCATAGACCCGGCCTTCTGCGTCGATCTATCCATACATGATTTTCCCTCTATTGAACGCCTCTGCATTAATAAAAAGATCGACATGGTCATTGTCGGTCCCGAAGCACCCCTGGTGGATGGCATTGTCGATTACCTCAATGACAAAAAGATACCTGCATTCGGCCCGACCCGGAAGGCTGCCATGCTTGAAGGAAGCAAGCTTTTTGCCAAGTATATCATGAAGAAATATGAGATACCCACTGCGCAACACCATGAATTCAATGGAAAAAAAGAGCTCCTTTCATACATTGAGCAGGACATTCAATACCCTGTCGTGATTAAGCTGGACGGCCTTGCCGCCGGTAAGGGCGTCGGTATTCCGGAGAATCGCGGTGAAGCCATGGAGTTCATCAACGCCACGGTCAGTGAAGATGCGCGGGTATTCGTTGAAGATTATATAGAAGGCGAAGAAGCTTCGGTCCTGTGCATCTCGGACGGGACCCACATCGTTCCCTTTGTGGCCGCCCAGGACCACAAGCGCGTGTACGACGGCGACAAAGGCCCCAACACCGGCGGCATGGGCGCCTACGCGCCGGCACCGGTCATGACCCCTGAACGTCTTGACTTTGTGCGTGACCACATCCTCCAGAAAACGATCGACGCCATGAGAGAGGAGGGCATCCCCTTCAAGGGCATCCTTTACGCCGGAGTCATTGTCAAGGGGGATGACATAAAAGTCCTCGAGTTCAATGTTCGTCTTGGCGATCCGGAGGCACAGGTAATCATTCCTCTGATGGAGGGTAAGCTGGGTGACTTCATTGGAGCTGCAGTGAACGGCACCCTTGGATCCGCATCCCTTTCATTCAAGCCGATGCATGCCATAACCGTTGTCATATCCTCCGGTGGATATCCCGGCGCCTATGAAAAAGGGAAGCCTATTTCAGGCCTTGATAAAGCGTACGAGAACATCATTGTCTTTCACGCCGGCACTAAATTCGATAATGGCGCATATTATACCAATGGAGGCCGCGTTCTCAATATTACGGCCCTGGGAAGGACCCTCAAAGAAGCAAATGACAGGGTGTATCGCATGATTAATGCTATTTCCTTTGATGGTGCCTATTACAGGAAGGATATAGGGCACCGCGCATTGCAGTGATATTCCATCAGCAATGTATCGATTGATAATGAAACGACATAATGAGTGGATTGTAAACATGAAAAAAATTCTGATCTTAAGTTCATTTGTAATCTTTTCTTCAGCGGCTATTTTCTCAGCTGACGTAAAAAGCCCGGCTGAAATTAAGAACCTTGAAGCCCTTGAGGGCATTACCCATTATGGTATGCCAATTTCCGAGATTATCAAGAAATATGAAAACAATGGGTCACTTGTTGAAATTGTTTATTCAAAGAATCTTTCAGACGACAACATGGACGAATATATTAAAAATTTCTATGACGTCCTGTTGCGCCAGACTGAAAAATGGCTTTATGAAAATAAGCTCCCCTATAAGAACATGCGCATTGTCATATCAAACTGCAAATTTTGTAAAATCGGTTATTGCAAAAAAAAGAATATTAAAGAGCTTAGACTCGTTTCATACAATAATGAAAAAATGATCAAAGAGCTTGCTATAAAACATTCCGATATCCTTGACAAAACAAAGCATGCAGAAATGGCTCAAAGCGCCGTAATCACTCTTCTTGAAAAGCGATAACATACAGACCCGACCCCGAGGTCATGGCTATGAACAGGCTTTTTCGAAGTTATTTAAGGCCCTGAATATCCACTTGATACTTAAACAGATTATTCTTGTCACTACGGGCAGAATGTAACGCCTTTAAAACATCATCCTTGGAATAAATATCCCTGAGTATGATGGGCCTGGTAAAAGCCTCTCCCGGGGGAACAACGGCCAGAAGCGGAATCGCCTGGCTTTTAAAAAGCTGCATCAGCTTCTCCGCGTCACCATTCTTCCCGGTTATGTCCGCTACCATGAAATCAACGGAAAGATCCCGCAGGGCCGAAACGACCCTGTCATTCTGCAGAGTCGCCTTTTCCACAAGCTTGCAGTTGGGACACCAATCAGCGGTGAATTCTATAACCGATATTTTTCCCGATTCCCTGTTACCGAGAAATCGTTCAACACTGAACTGATTCTTCGATAAAGTATTTTCTTTTTTCGCACTGTACAAATATTCAAAAGAAACAAGATACCCTGTCACGATTATTCCAATCAACGCGATGATGGAAATCAACCTTTTCAGTCGCGATTGTACCGGAGAGCCATATTTCCCATACTGCCAGAATCCAAAGGCAATGAAACCAAGGAACGCTATCATCGGCATAATTGACGCGCTGTCAAGGATGCCGATCAGATAGATGACGGTAAAGACAAGGAAAAAAGCCATCACCTTTTCAAAGGTGACAAGCCATTCCCCGGGCTTCGGGATATACTTCAGAAAAACGGGATTGATGGTGAGAATCAGATAGGGAAGGGCCATCCCCGCGCCTATGGATATGAATATAAGAAAAATGACGCCTGGCGGCTGAGTCAATGTCCAGGCCAGTGTTCCTCCGAGAAAAGGGCCGCTGCATGGCGTTGCCAGAAGTGTTGCGAGGAGCCCCTTCAGGAACGCGTCTCCATACTGGTTGCCCTCACGATGGGCCGTTCTGCCCGCAAAAGAGGGAATATTGATCGTAAAGACGCCGAAGAGCGAAAGGGCAAGGGCGAATACAATGCCCGTCATGGCTACCAGAAATGCCCGGTATTGGAACAGGCCACCCCACTGGTATCCAAAAAACGCAGCCAGGGCCGCCAGCACGGCGAAACTGGCGATGATCCCCAGTGAAAAGAGGAGGCCCAGCAGAAATAGTTCTTTCCTGCTCTTCCCAGCGTGCTGGATGAAGCCCATGACCTTCAGACTCACTACCGGCAGTACGCAAGGCATGATATTAAGCAACAAACCGGCAATGATGCCGAACAGAATAGCCTGGAACAGCCCCGTCACTGTCCGCTCCATATACCGGGGTGAGAATTTTAGATCAGTCGGCAAAGATGTTTGTATTGCAGCAGTTCCGTTCTCGGTCCGATGTATCTTTGAACCGTCTTGCGCCGGCTCTGATGATTTTCCGTATTCCTCAAGAATCACCCGTCCATAGGCAGTGCCGGTCATGCCTTTGGGTACTACCTGAATCAAAGATTTAAAATTATAGATTTTAGGAACACAGAATGAGGCACCGCCGCTCCCGGTATCGCTGCAGAGCAGAGAGTCAAACACCACTGAAATTTCATGGTTTCCTGTTGTAGCATTTTCAGCAACTTTAAAGGGCAGGAATATCTTTGTTTCATGCTCATATCCCCAAACATAATCTTTTTCTCCCGGGAAAAAGTATTTGTTCGGTTTCAGAAAACGGGCCTTTCCGAACGCGATATTCTTTGGCGCCGTGACAAATACCTCCGTTGGTTTGCCTGTCCCCGGGCCCTTCGGGTTGCCATAGATATGGCTTCGGCTGGGGATCTCAACCTGGATTACGATAAACGAATCGCTACCCTGCGCGGCCACTGTCTCCTTCTGCATCGGGTATACATTCA
Protein-coding regions in this window:
- a CDS encoding pyridoxal phosphate-dependent aminotransferase — protein: MAIADHIRESMQKSSWIRKMFEEGIKLKAQFGEDNVFDFSLGNPDLDPPAKFFDVFKDFAQKPVKGAHGYMPNAGYPSVRKAIAAMVSSEQGIEIPADNIIMTCGAAGGLNTVLKTILNPGDDVVVSKPYFVEYNFYITNHNGVTRLAESNPDFSLNIENIRKAITAKTKAVLINSPNNPTGRVYPEQQIKDLSVMLEDFRKKGQTIYLLSDEPYREIIYDNVNVPSILSSYSQSIVVNSYSKSLSIPGERIGFIAANPTCDAIEELMAGMILCNRILGYVNAPALMQRIVAQLTDVTVDITPYRKRRDLLADGLKSAGYSFPMPEGAFYIYCKSPLADDVAFIQHLQKFNVLAVPGSGFGGPGYFRMAYCVPEDVIKRSIPKFKEAMDKLG
- a CDS encoding RluA family pseudouridine synthase, which produces MDIVVKFSPIGSYFKPYKKLPMEFLTTRRVTERYSKQRIDRFLSKEYGYLSRTEWQKEIGRGKLSCNGEIIIGYDRKIKTGDLIAYAGRDAAEPDVDANYTILYEDEHLLAVNKPGNLPVHPAGIFYHNTLLSILQKQYRHKLYLLHRLDRETSGVIILAKDASVASEISKAFSTVEKSYLAFVQGVPERDVFMTEVPIGFDTGSGIEHKRIAHTDAGERACTIFIRIASFNGFSLLKAVPLTGRQHQIRVHLKYEGYPIVGDKLYGLDEAVFNEFLKNGPTEEIEQRVGFRRSALHSRSLTLWHPVMRKKIRVKAPLRDDMRELINMKWGCYV
- a CDS encoding alpha/beta hydrolase; amino-acid sequence: MWRPVMSDYSRFDHPAIASFLFYPRPEETRSLSGDNISELTIPVEPDITIGGKIFIAGKKNPSILFFHGNGEIVIDYDDLGPLYVNLGINFIPVDYRGYGRSGGNPSVSSMMKDCHAIFDYMLQWLKDNGFQGKLIIMGRSLGSASALELASTRQNVIDGLIIDSGFAYAIPLLRILGIDPDRLGLHEEEGFRNSYKIKQFRKPTLIIHAEKDHIIPYSDGLTLYDSSPAEHKHMVTIKEANHNTIFMYGLKEYLTAVRQLADEIE
- a CDS encoding DUF4416 family protein — translated: MSEPVIPAKAKLFIGILFSTEDVLYAVEKHLLKKFGDIDYRTKNIPFVHTKYYSDMGSAQYKALLSFRKLIRREDIVEIKLYTNRLEKRFSENKIRKVNIDPGYLTLSNVYLATCKDFFHRTYLRKGVFLENEYRYVAKRYQPWDWTYPDYQKPEYLFFFHEVRRMYHNQLRG
- a CDS encoding archease; translation: MAYELIEGISSADIAFRVRGIDYTSLFTAGAEALISIMLKDPAAVLKTLSVSFSCDAPDLDILYFDFLSEFIFYKDAENLLLLPESLEIIHSDNGYSLSCVARGETINRSRHIFTVDIKAATMHHLSVIGDESGYSATIVVDV
- a CDS encoding RtcB family protein, coding for MNTAPLKKINDFLYEIPADYKPGMRVPARIYATMKLIENMDNAVLDQITNVCLLPGIIKHALCMPDGHSGYGFPIGGVAAIDPDRGVISPGGIGFDINCGVRLMATSLTLAEIKPHLKTLVQALFNRVPSGVGSDGMIRLKPDDFDEAMIMGAPWAVRNGYGSPADLDFIEENGSMKGADPKAVSDRARARGKNQVGSLGSGNHYLELQVARKENVFNRPCAEQFGITRDDQIMVMIHSGSRGFGHQIATDYLKRFLSVMGPRYGLAMPDRELACAPFYSDDGQNYYKAMNCAINYAFLNRQMMMHSVKSVFCDIFKKSPEDLGLRLVYDVCHNTAKLERHVIDGKEKEVLIHRKGATRAFAPGMDGIPDRYRHTGQPVLIGGSMETGSYLLAGVPTGADAFYSTCHGSGRVMSRHQAKSSFNGRDLQRQLEEQGIYILTSSFPGLAEEAGGAYKDVDEVINATERGGLSNAVAKLLPLGNIKG